The sequence ggggggttttctcacacacattgCCAACTTGTCATAGGGGTTCGAATTTGAGACCACTATCAATACACCTTTACTGTATTGCTTAAATAACTTTTACGTGCCTCacctaaaaaacaaaaaattaaacagaGCTGTGTAACTTGGAAGGTAACAATTCGATTAACGATGCATGCATGTTTAAACTTCTCACAAGCTTTTACATCGTTAATCTTCTCACAAGCTTTTATATCGTTAATCTTCCCACAAGCTTTTCTGCAATATGCAAACGGttaaagagaagaaaacaaatgatgATATTGGAGATCGAAGATGGTTGGGGACGATAAACACAAAAAGTGTAAACTACTTCTAGGCTTATGCTTCTTACAACATATGATGTTTCTTACCATTAAAAGCAAAACCAACCAAGCATTCGCGATGATTGGCCACAATATGTAAAACGAAGAAATTGCTGGCAATTCCAGTCAGCTCTCGAGTCTTCAggtataataaatatataaaattccCCCTTCTACataaatttccaaaaataGTATCATCTTGATACTCAGCAACAGTTCATAACAGCTTTAACATGTCATTTGACTGTAGACttcaataaaatgaaataacaATGGAACATAACAAAGGAGCTGGAACAACAAAATTCTTACGATGGTAATCATCAATGAATACTTAGGTTGCTACCTAATTATATCAAAATGGGAGCATGTTGTGACTCATGCAGCTAACTAAACTTCCTATACAGAAATAAATATGGTCACATGGCAGCAACAGCAAAATTTACCACCAAATATTTCTCAACTACCACAACTATTCTTCTACCTATGTTGTGTGTTTAACCAACTTTATCCTCTTCCCTACCTTCATATGTTGGAAACCCCGGTGAGTTCGCGAATTCCATGGCATGACCAATGGTGGAAGACGGGAAATTTAGAGGCAACTAGTCACTTGCTTGGATGCGCGACAAAAGCATTTTCAGTGTCTCGTAAGTCATGAAGACAATGCCTACACTGGGAACAACCTTGTAATATTCTGGCAGAATCCCTCTATACAAGCCCCGTAGGCCTTCAGTCCGGATTATGTGCTTAAAAGTCCCAACTAAGCCGGTATTATAGATGCGAGCTCGACCACCAGCCCCCTCCAACTGCATCCTTCGCCTCACAAGATCCAGAGGGAATGTTGCTGAAATAACAAATAGACCAAAAGATAATCACACAGAAGAACAATAAATCTGAAATTCTTATTGCTAGATCCTAAACAAATCAATTGGAAGTCCTAACATAGTTTGCCATCTATCTGTATCTGAAAACCATACAAGATTTAAAGGCATCATACAAGGAGTATTGTTCATAAACTACATCAGTATATAagtttttgttaatttgtaAAGTATTTATCCTTGTGAAAATAAATCCTCCATTGTGCATCATGTCACAATTTTCTATTATAGCGATCCATCTTTTGATGGTCCAAACTAGCACCAAATGTCACAGATCACTTACCTGTTGATGAGGCAATGCCTGAAAGACTGCCGCAGGCAAGACTGACCATGACAGTCGAATCATTGGGCCTGAAGTCAGAAGAATTGAAAACTACAATATTACAACTCAAACGAATAGAGGGACAATAAACATCACTCAAAAAAATTCGGCCCCAAATCAACCAATTATGCAGTATTCACCTTTCAGACTGCCAAAAAGACCTCAAAGCCTCATAAACTGAGAAGCTTATTGCTATACTGGGCCCAACACCCTGTGCCACAGGAATAAACCAAATGGAAATTAGCGttaacaaaataaagcaaCAAAGAATGTGCAGGTTCATAATAAAGCATACCAACAGTGTCGCTCCAAGTCCTTTATACAATCCCAAAAAACCTTCTTCTCTGCAAATTGTATGAAATGCATGCCCAATACCTCTGTAGTATAGTGCATTTCTCTACAAAATTCGAATACACTGATAAAAatcaaactgaaaaaataCAACGGATGGACAGTTATAAATCATACCTAAGACCAAATTTAATGAACAAGAACTGCAATATCTGAGCAGTACCTGAGCTGCAAGACGTGTCCTCACAAGATCCAGCGGATATGTGGCTGAGGCAGCGGTTAATCCTGCCATCCCACCACCAAGAAAGTGCACACACATGTCTGTGCTTGCATTACCCCTAAGATTTTCGCCAAGAAGTGAATGCAGCAACTGCAATATAAAAACAGGTCAGATGAAATAAAAGCAAGCTGCAAGGCTAAAACATCAGTCAATTCAACAAGCTTAGAATTCAGCCAAGGCATGTATTCACTGACTTGTTTGTAGCGTTCATAAGCATAGAAGCTGACAGAAGAATATGGAAGGCGATGAGCAATAGTAACCAGATTGCCTCTCCAAAATGCTCTAAACCCTTCTTCGTTTACAATACGTGAAGCCTCATGCCATATACTGGCCTTACTCAATGCTGCAACATCAGAGTGCATTCCTTGCACCTAACAGAAGTAAATGACGGAACAGTCAACTAACCACCttcaaaaacaaacattagtaACCCATCAAAGGAAAAGTACAAAGAAACCCCATACTAACACACAATGATGTGGAGCTGTCCACCCTTTGGGTAATTTATTGCAAAATAAGGACGACAGCAAACTTTAAGTATAAAGCAAAATAAACAGGTTCAACACATATAGGAATGGAACGAGCTTCCCACCATGAGCATTTTTGAACTAACATCAATCCAAACAAAAGCAATTAAGCTTCAGCACAACATGTCCTGCATTTTCTTTTGCCAAGTTCTCAACCCTCGACCAAGaaactaaaatttaaaattcaaaaaagaaaaccctttACTTTATATCCCAAATCAGAAAACAGAGCCCCAACTTGAACACTCTTTCAGCAAACCCCAACCTATGACAAAAAATCCCACTCCTCAAATATCAATAATGCTCGAAGACACAAACCCACCAAAACCCATATCACAAAACAATACCAGCTAAATTAGcgccaaaataaaaaaaccaaaaggaatAAGTGAGAACCTGAAAGAGGATGGTGAGGCGAGCAAGAGGTGCAGTACAGGTTTTGCTAAAAGCCCCAGCAATACCACCAGCTAAGAGCTGGTTCACCGTGCCTACCTGAGCCGATTGATTCATAGACTGCTTGGCTTGGCTCTGTTGCTGTAAAAATTTCCTGGCACCTCCATCCACCACGCTTCCCTGAGCTGAATTTAAAGCTCTCTGCTTTCCTTCCACTACCACCCCAACTCGAGCTTCCATATTCACAAACCCTCTATCTCTATCTTATTTCTACGCAAGTTTCAATCTTTCCCCGTCTGTAAAATTGGGTTGAGCCGAGCTTGGCTGATCTCGCATGGGTTTGGGCGGTATTGGAACAATCTTATAGAATCTGAAATTGGGTGAAACTGTGTGGTCACGGAGTTGGAAAAATCTtacgacgaagaagaagacagaGTCCAGAGAGACCCTTTTGAGAGAAGAGAAGCGAAAACCCTAACAGGACGAGAGGGTTAACTTACCTTGTGGTTTAGACTGGTTTTCCTAATAAGCGTGGACGCGCTTCACATGTGGAACATTTTTCTGCGTGCTACGGACGATGAGACTACAAACTTTCCAAATGCTCTTCTcgcttttctttcctttcgtTTAATCAACTTTAGAATTTGGGGGTTTATGAAATAATTCTATCTATTTATAAACTTTGGTTTAGTTTTAATTCTAATGTACctcattttttaattagtttattgAACTTTTAGACAATCCAAGAGACAAGAAAGACATGTAAAATTATATTAGAAATTTTTAAGAcgacaaaaaaaacataaaacttgACTTTAATCACCGCAACTATTTAAGAGGCCATCTTGAATAACATCCGGGGCACTTCAAAACAACCTGTACACAttggaaatttcaaattaacgTGCTGGacaaaaaatttgttacatgACCAAGctataaaatatttcaattctCCCTCCTAAGTCTTCTGAAGTGTCATTTCCCCACAATTTGCACCAACCCTTCCATACTGCCTTGACTATGACACGTTATTTATGTTAGGTTCCGTACAAGTACGTTGTAAATACTTGTCACATTTCCTTGTCCTCGTGCAACTCATTACAAACGAGGAAAATTCCCAACCATGCCAAAGTGTTTTGGACGAACCTTACACGTTTGTCATGTTTCATTGACTTTCCTTCTGCTCACCAATCATCCTTATTTAAATTGGGTTTTGTATGAACTAAAACAAGTTGAAGATTGCATAGCAACGAATTCCAATTTCGGATTTGGGTTTGGGTGATCATTGTCTTGCCTAAGTTACACCAAAATGAACTCAAAAAATTGAGTTTACACCAAATGCAACACAAAAAGGTGTAGAGCACATTACAGTtataaaatttacaaaatgaaTAAAGCTGTACACATAAAACCCatataaaagcaaaaatcCCTTCCCTTAGTAGTAGTAGTGCATATTCCTacacaaaaaccctagcctcctttctccaaaaaacactcttagagcctttttcaatttgaggggggaggaagccattgttcttcccccctctcccctcttctcttcctctcttcctccttttacCTCTTCCCTCATTTTCTGAGACAAAGGGTtgtccctatttgtcttagttttgttatgattttcatccaatcattAAAGGTGGCTGCGGCTCAacgtcggatcttcacctgcatttcggcgtcggatctccaccaccatcttttttgcaatttctttatgtttggaataagttgcagagactctttgggttctctgtgtagttttcacctctccttttgtgagagtttttcatctctcctttgtgagagcttttcatctctctttggtgagagttttatttgtattgttatggcttgatttttcaagttttatctcttttttattattctaagtttgcaatcttagttgggatgcctatgccagagtttcttcgatcttgcctgatcgttagtggagacatacctgattttcttaattttgatattagaccgctccgttattgtaatggcccttttgtggctagtttgtattggcctttgtggctagtggcttttttggctgaattatgaatgcaatcatagaatttctcaacaacaaaaaaaaaaaaagcaaaaatccCACAAACAGCAAAAGCCCATAAAAGACAATGGACCACAAAACACATTAGGAAACCtaacacaaacaacaaatgCCGCATAATCCAATAGGCACAAATTGCTCCATCAAGACAAGTCGGAAACCATCAAAGAGAAACTGGTAACCAACAGAAGAAGCCCAAATGAGTTGTGACCTAAGAGACATTAAAGTTTTCCTGGCCGAAAATAAACTatataagagcatctccaatgGGGGGTTGTATAAAGGTGTAAAGGGAATGTAAAAGTCGCTTTACGCCCTTGAAAATACACCCTCCcactgtggatgctctaagaaTCCCAATTTGTTAGTTGAAgtaaattttaaagtttttcccaaataaataaaaagaaagaataacaGATGGCTTCAAACCCGATTAGGAAATGAGAATAATGGGTCACAGTAAATTTGGCAGCAAATTTGGGCTTCTTCTATATAGGCCTTGAATCGGGCCCTAGTTTTTCTTAGGTTAAGACCCAAGTCTCACTATTAGTCTTCAGGGAAGGCATATACCATATATGTAACCTAGAATAAAAGGCATATCTTCCTATATAATCTATTAATGCCATGATCTCAAGAAAGTATCGATCCATTTCACTTGGGTAAGTGCGTACACAAAATGCCCAATGTGAACAATCACGGAGCAATGAGCTTGTTATAGCTTAACGGGTCACCTTACCTGAGATTTAGTGTTCGATTTCCGCATCCCCAATATTTCTCgtggggaaaaaaagaaaaaaactgtaTTCACTGAAATAAGTGTGATTGTCCATTTTATGTTTGTGATGTTCACAGTTCACCTAGAGTTCCAGAAATGATACAAACAGAAATAAGTGGCAGAGTCCTCTTCTTTCCAGCTGTGCACTTTGCCCTTTCGCTGTAGCCTGGAATTTGTACATCGCATACTTTCATACATTTTAATAGCAGCTGCATGGCCTGCAATTACCAACCAAGTACGTAAACAAGTCCAGCAGATGGCCCATCGTCACCTCAGGAACAAGTCGGTTTTCAATTTCTGTACTAAAAACCTATTTACTATTTATTAGTTGGCAGTTGCCAGAGTTGGCAAAACAGGAAAAAGGCAAAGTCATACGCTCACGAGATTGACTGCAACTATAGCAAAACAAGACTTGTGTAGAGTGTCCCAAACTGGTTTCAATTTCGAAATGACCATTCACTCACACGAATATTCATACCCAGTCATGACGTGCCTTATGGCAAAATTAGGGCAATCAATTTACACTAGCTGAAGCACATTTTTCTcatcatatataattaaataaaaatttacatATGAATTTAACACCAAACATTTGCGTTGCCGGAGTATTttcaagagaaaaatatacaGTGGGATGTGACAAAATGAACATACCTCTAGCTAACACCACAATAATAGGGTAAACCAACCATTCAAACCACTCTTGTAATTTCAACTTGGATTCTGGCTTGATAAATGAACATCTAACTGCAATTTTGTTAGTATATAATCTCCAATTCAATGATGTCCGAATATGCCTTACCTGTTCATCCCACAAAATCGTGCAAAAGTTGCCCTCCCATGACATCCCTTCCGAAATGTCGATTTTGAGAATCAAAACCACCCATTGCATAGCCGTCATTGTTGCCATCAAGGCCAAGGCCAAAACGTTGAGCTGCATTAATAGGAAAGGGTTCTGACAAACCAATACCATTATTTTGGTGAAGGCCCAGTGTTAGAGAAACACCACTACTACTTCCCCCAGCCATGTTCATACCAACATGACCCACATGCAAATGGCTTGGCAAGTTATTGCATGATAGGTTCAATTGATCAGCACTACTCCCCATCGTGATGTGATCAGGAAGTTCATTTCTTGTGCGTTTCGACAAGCTGTCTTGAACCCGGTGGGTGGTTGTGGATGGATTCTCAGATGCAAGTGAGTTTGGTGAAGGTAAATGATCATCAATTGACCTGTTCGCACTTTGATCTCCCCTCTGTGAAGTTTTTTGCGCTTGCCGTGTTTCGAGCGTGTGTATTTCTTCCACCATTGGTTTCCAGAGCCTTACTCTTGCATTAATAAACCAATTTGAAACCTGATTCACAACATCAAAATTGATTGAACATGTGTTTCAAAAACTATAATATGGTGATATGATTATAGAGGATTGATGTCACACACCTGGCTCCGTGATAGACCAGTTTGTTTAGCCAACATTAGTTTATCCGAATCAGTAGGGTAGCTGCAACATAGAAGCAGTGAAGAGAAACACCAATATATCAGACAATAAACACATGAAGATTTAGGGTATTAATCCATTGAAGAAGAGTATCACAAGCTGACCAGGCACTAATTAATTACTTACGGATGCAGGAAGTGTTCAAATAACCAGGCCCTAAGAACAGTAACGGCGCGCTCAGGAAGACCCCGTTGAGGTCTCCAAACAGGTTGGTGCTCGACAAAGTCGGAGTTGTGAATGGATCTTTGATTATAGAATCCTCTAGTGTTACGAAGCAGTTGACTTTCATCTTTTCCATGGCTTAACTGACTAGCATCCCTATCTCTGAACTGAAGTTGGTCAGTGATGGCATTCTTCAAACACTTGAAGTGTCTAGTCATGGCCTTTATTGCTAAGTTTGCATAGGGAGCTGCATTTCCAAGCCCAGCAACATACTCAAATGATGTTACCACTGCCTGCATCTGTTGATAGTATTGCTTGTACCTTCTGTAAACCTAGTggacaacaaaaaacaattaattaactaTTACTCTTAAATAACCTTTTGTAAATAATATAGATTTACCcaagaaagaaacaataaaaatgCATGGAGATTACTAAACTTGGAAGTCAGAGTTAACACTGTCATCTACTTAACATACCTTTGGGATGTCAGAAATAAGTAGaattatttaacaaaaaattcaatcaaatccATGCCGTGATCATTGGATAACAAGTCCATCTTGAAGTACAAACCCAGccagaaatttaaaaacacCTCAAGAGTACTGCAACCCCCACCCCAATATAGTGAAAAATGAGCTTCTAGAATCCGTGTAGCGTGTGAGTTTAGCATATTATCGCACTtatcaataggaaaggtcttaaaaaacataaagaattCTAGATGcagaaaataagaatataatgACAGTTTAGGTAAGCTAATTTAACATCTCTCTTGTTGAAATTTTCCATGTTTCATCGCAACTTATATATTAAAGTAAACATTTTGATAGGGGTGAGATCTTCCATTAATTTGTCTAATTCCTCCACACCTTTGACAAGTTGGGCTTAAAATATTTGCATCAACGGTGAAGCTGGTAACTTCAGTTAGACTTATTCAAAAATGTATCTCACTAATCACACAATTACAAATCACATTCATCTGCTCATTTAGCCTTCCCCACAAGTTAATCGATCAACAACCGAACAAGAGTATTTGTCCCATAATTTTCCTAGGTTTAACGCATGAATTTGATTACCTCTCGCGTATCAAAATGTATAGCATCTCCCAAAATAGAGCACCTCATCTAGATTCTAGGCATGCCAAAAACCTTCAACCATGCACCATATCATGTGTTTGTGAGCTTAAACTTTTCAACACTAATTCTAGGATCAATATCCGATCAGTGAGATATTAATTTGCATTGAATACATGTAGAGCATTCAAAAACATAGCATGAGAGAGTCACTGGTTCTTTCTTTATCATGGCCAACCACACCCAGTAAATGCAACCAAGTTGAGTTCTGAGTGAGAGATATCATGATGAAAAAGAAAGCTACATGCACCAAATATTAAACGTGCACATGCAGGAATTATATCGCATTTCCATTCATTCATATTCGAGAATTTGGTGCCTGAGTTtatatctttaatttttcaaaaaacaatTATGCTTTCCATATAATCTATTTTCAAACGGATTCCCTCCACTGCTTTCGGGCCAAAACTAGAGACTTTGTCACGTATTAGGAACTCATTCCATGGCTGTCAGATGCTTTATAAGCAAAAATCTCAGCGCATATATTCCCTCCTCTAATCAACTTTTCCAAAAAGCCGATTTTTGAAAATCACCAACGCCATCTAACATCTTTCCTCCTAACTTCCTTTAATGCAAGAATCTATTATTAAGTTAAGTATCGtcaataataatcaaaataatataaaactaATTCAAGTTTACACAAGTTAATAAGTACCGCGCGCATGTCTGTACTTTGACCAGTAACCAATGAACAATCAAATCAtacatacataaatccaaaaGACACATCTCCAACGAAGATCTAGACTACATCAAAAACAACTATTGgggaaacaa comes from Prunus dulcis chromosome 6, ALMONDv2, whole genome shotgun sequence and encodes:
- the LOC117632649 gene encoding mitochondrial substrate carrier family protein B, translating into MEARVGVVVEGKQRALNSAQGSVVDGGARKFLQQQSQAKQSMNQSAQVGTVNQLLAGGIAGAFSKTCTAPLARLTILFQVQGMHSDVAALSKASIWHEASRIVNEEGFRAFWRGNLVTIAHRLPYSSVSFYAYERYKQLLHSLLGENLRGNASTDMCVHFLGGGMAGLTAASATYPLDLVRTRLAAQRNALYYRGIGHAFHTICREEGFLGLYKGLGATLLGVGPSIAISFSVYEALRSFWQSERPNDSTVMVSLACGSLSGIASSTATFPLDLVRRRMQLEGAGGRARIYNTGLVGTFKHIIRTEGLRGLYRGILPEYYKVVPSVGIVFMTYETLKMLLSRIQASD
- the LOC117631351 gene encoding BEL1-like homeodomain protein 9 produces the protein MAEGFEPYHVPQQSRREKLRVLAGQAHPGCLQPDSPPPPHHHLHPGNCAASGFLPLPYDPSSSFIASSDLLTCEPTPASPVKPEGQVHHHHHHHHPLMGFVSNSSSSSSASTFRNHLNYLDPQPSSINFPINPTSIHDINANPFLYPPQNLQTLRDFDHQADYGHDQVVVFKPEPLSLSLSSSQPPNHHTQQNNNNNNNLQRYGASAVNYSSLNSSVNVASASNENIGSRSSVPLGPFTGYASILKGSRFLKPAQQLLEEFCEVGNREIYTAKVLADSSSFFDPPSIESFSPTHVVDDDDDPLSVGGDGGESRRKKSRLISMLDEVYRRYKQYYQQMQAVVTSFEYVAGLGNAAPYANLAIKAMTRHFKCLKNAITDQLQFRDRDASQLSHGKDESQLLRNTRGFYNQRSIHNSDFVEHQPVWRPQRGLPERAVTVLRAWLFEHFLHPYPTDSDKLMLAKQTGLSRSQVSNWFINARVRLWKPMVEEIHTLETRQAQKTSQRGDQSANRSIDDHLPSPNSLASENPSTTTHRVQDSLSKRTRNELPDHITMGSSADQLNLSCNNLPSHLHVGHVGMNMAGGSSSGVSLTLGLHQNNGIGLSEPFPINAAQRFGLGLDGNNDGYAMGGFDSQNRHFGRDVMGGQLLHDFVG